In Gemmatimonadota bacterium, the genomic stretch ACAACGGCGTCGCCTTTCGAAGCCCGGACAGCAACCGGGGCACGGAGTGGCGGACGCTCCATGTGAATCGATTTCCGGGAGCCACCGTTGAACGACTTCGAGGCCTCTCAGAGGCGCGCCTTCGGGCCGAGCTCGGCGTGCTGGCGCAATTCGAGATCGTGGATGGGGAGCTGGTCCGGGTCGGGCCGGCCGCAAACCTGGACCCCGGCGACGGTGTACGGGAAGAAGATGGCGTGGTCCAGATCGGCCTGACGGACCGGGAAATCTCGGAGATTTGGAACCGGATCGAAGCCTTTCTCGCGAGGGTCGATCAGGGTCGCCTGACAACGTTCTGACCACGGACCGCGCCGCGATCGCATCCGGAGGACCCATGAGCCAGATGGCGCACCCCAATCCCTCCGCACGGGGGGCCCGGACGTGGCATTGGCGGCGCGCCACCCCGGTGATCGCCGCCCTCGTCCTGCTTCATCCCTTTCCCCTGGCCTCCCAGCCGCGTGTCGAGGGTGAGTATGGCCTCCGGGTCTCGCGGAGCGGAGGAGATCTCGCGGTCGGATGGCTCACGCCGTCACCGGCCCGAGGGGTCCTTGAGGTCGTTGCCGCCGGACGCACGATCCACCGTGTTGAGACGCCGGTCGATTTTTCCCACTTGGCGACGATTCCCATCCCATCTTCCGAGGACATCGTCCTCCACTATGGCGCTTCGACGGAGGCTCCTCTGCACATCACGACGATCCGCCTGCAGGAAGAAGGTCCCCCAGCGGCGGTCCTGAAGGGAGTGGATTCTCTTTTCGTCGTAGGGGACGTGCACGGCGAGTACGATCGTTTGATCGCACTCCTGGGAAACGCGGGTCTCGTCGACAGAGGAGGACGATGGACCGGTGGACGCAGCCACGTCGTCTTCCTGGGAGACATATTCGACCGAGGGTCCGACGTGACGCGCACGCTCTGGTTCCTTTACGGGCTCGAGCGCGAGGCTGAGACAGCGGGCGGTGGTGCCCACGTAGTGCTGGGCAATCACGAGACGATGATCTTCACGCACGACCTGCGCTACGTCACTGAAAAAGAGCTACTCCTCGCCTCGCTTCACGGCGTGCCATATCCGGAGCTCTTCGACACCCGAGAGTCGGTCCTGGGACGATGGCTCGCCGATCGCCCCGCCGTGATGTGGGTCGACGGTGTTCTACTGGCGCACGGGGGTGTCGCCCCCAGCGTCCTGGAAACGTCGGTCGAGATGTTGAACGACTCGATCCGCGCCTTCCTGCACGATGAGATTTTCTACCGATGGGCCGATAGTACCGTGGCCGTCGTCACCGACCGGGCGGCGGTTCCCTTCCTTCGGGACCAGTACGACGAGGTCATCGTCACCGACTCGGCAGCCCTGGCACGACGCTACGAGTTGGTGTTCCAGGAAGAGAGCGTTCTCTGGTACAGGGGCTACGTGAACCAGGACACGCTGGGCCCGGCTCTCGATGCGGTTCTGGAGCGCTTCGACGCACATCTCCACGTGGTGGGTCACACCCCCCTTCCCTCGATCGAAGGCCGGTACGAGGGCCGCCTCGTAGCGGTCGATCTCCTGGAGCCGGCGACCGAGCTCCTTCTCCTCGTGAGAGATGCGAGCGGCGGGCGGCATCGGAGTTGGCGAATCGGGGTGGAGGGTCCCCCGGAGCCATTGTAGAGAAGCGCCTCGTCCGTGGGTGGAGCACCGAGGCGCCGTCGCGGCCGTCCAAACGGTCCGCGGGTCCTTGCGAATCGCAGGTGGGACGGAGGATCCTACCCGCGGCCTTTGAAGCTCCTATCCTCCCGCGACGGTGAGCCTGAGAGCACGAATTCGTAAGGCGCGCATGGGAGACCTGCCTCTGCTCGGAAAGCGTAACTGGCAAGGAAGATTCGTCCTGTCCCTACCCCACCCTACATCGGCCAGAAGACGGGCACCAGCACGAGCAAGACGGCAATCAGCACGAGCGTCAGCGGCCCTCCCACGATCACGAAGTCGCGGAAGCGATACTTCCCGGGCCCGTACACGATGAGGCAGGACGGTTCGAGCGGGGTCGCGAGCGAGACCGAGGCCGCGAGCGCGATGGTCACCGCGAAGGTCCTCGGGTCCACACCGAGCTCGGTCGCGGCATGGATCGCCACCGGGAGGACGAGAAGCGCCGCCGCGGCGTTCGACATGGGCTGGGTGAGGAGGACGGTCAGCACCGCGAAACCCCCGAGGACGGCCAGCGGACCCAGCGGACCGAGCGCGCCGGCGATCCCATCCGCGAGAAGCGCGGCCGCTCCGCTGTCCGTCATCGCCGTGCCGAAGGCGGTCATCCCGCCGATCAGGATCAGCAGCTTCCATTCGATGAACCGGTACGCCTCCTCCGTGGTGATGGCGCGCACGAGCACGGAGGCGACCGCGGCGGCCAGCAGCGCGGCCGAGAGTGGCACGAGACCCGAGGCGCCGAACGCCAGGGCGACGACGAAAAATCCGGCGACGTAGAGTCCCCTTCGCCGCTCGGGGAGACTCCGCGCTCCCGGCGTCTCCAGCACCCAGAGGTTCGGGTCACGAAGGAGCGTTTGGACTCGATCGCGCGGGCCCTGGATCAGGAGGAGGTCGCCCTGACGCAGGCGCTCGCGGCCGACTCTCGCCGGCTCCGCGTGCCCGCCCCGGTGGATGGCCAGCGCCGTGACTCCGAACTGTTGACGGAATCTCACCTCGGCGAGCGTCCGCCCGATCAGGTTGGACTTGGGCGCCACCATCGCCTCGGCGAGCCGCACCGCTCCGGGCTGGAGCTCGCGGTCCCCCACCCGGAGCTCCTTGATGGCGAGGCCGGGGGTGGTCCGAAGTCGTGCGAGTTGTTCGACGCTCGCCTGGATAAGGAGGACGTCGTCCGCCTCCATGCGGGTTTCCGAAGTGGGGAGGAAGACGTGCCCCTCCCGCTCGACTTCGAGGACGCGGTATCCCATCCGTGCGAGATCGGATTCGAAGACGCTCTGACCCACGAGTCCCGCGTCTGCGCCCACTACGATCTCCGTGAGGTATTCCCGGATCTCGTAGGCGTCGGAGAGGCTTTCGTCGCGGTGATCGGGGAGGAGCCGGTAACCGATGGTGGAGAGATACAGAATTCCGACGCCGAAGAGGATCAGGCCGACGGGCGTCAGCTCGAAGAGCGTCAGCGGCTCCAGCCCGTATCCCGCCATCGCGCCGCTCACGGCCACGTTCGTCGAGGTTCCGATGAGCGTGCAGGTCCCCCCGAGGATGGACCCGTAGGCAAGAGGGAGGAGGAGCTTCGAGGGACTCGTGCGGCTCTCGCGGGCGGCCTCGAGCGCTGGGGTCAAAAAAACCGCGGTGGCGGTCGTGTTGTTCGTCACCGTCGAGACGAGGCCGGTGGCTCCCGAAAACAGGGTCGCGAGCCTGCGCGCGTTCCCCCCCGCCGATCGGGAGAGGCGCTGCCCCAGTCCACCCAGGACGCCGGTGTGCTGAAGAGCGCCGCTCACGACGAAGATCGAGGCGAGAATGAAGATGATCTCGCTCGCGAAACCCGCGAACGCATCGGCGGGTTCGAGCACACCCCCCAGGACAAGAGCGACGATGAGAAGAAGCGTGACGAGATCCACGGGAAGGATCTCGAGCGAAAAGAGGACCACCGCGAGGACGAGCAGCCCGAGGACGAACGCGATCTCCATCGGGGTCTGGTCGAGAGGGGTCTTGGGGGGACTACGGGGGCCGTGGCGGAATCAGTCTAACGGTGCGCCCGCCTCCGGGGCTACGCCCGCCCCCTCTGATCGAAAGTGTCCGGTGGTCCAGCCTTGCACCCGGAGCCGGACCGCTCCTATTCTGGATCGGCTCGGGTGGCCCCCCCGATGGCCCCATGGCCCGGGGGACCCAGCCCGATGTGGGGCGCCCTCGCGGGCGCCTCGGCCTTTCAAAGGAGAAGAACAACGATGAGCCGCGCACTGAGACCGAGACTCCTTCTTCCGATCCTCCTCCTGGCCGCCCTCCCGGTGGCTGCCCAGGCCCCGGTCGAAATCACGCCGGACGTGGTCTACGGGCACAAGGACGGGATGGCGATGACCTTCGACGTGTTCCAGCCCGAGTCGAACGCCAACGGGATCGGGCTCATCCATATGGTGAGCGGCGGATGGGTGTCGAGCTGGACGCCGCCCGAACAGGCGGTCCAGCGCTACCGCTTCCTCCTCGACCAGGGCTTCACCGTCTTTTCGGTGCGACACGGAAGCAGCCCGCGCTACCTCGTCCCCGACGCCTTCTCCGACGTGAAGCTCGCGACCCGCTACATCAATCTCCACGGGACGGAGTTCGGCGTGGATCCGGAGCGGCTCGGCGTCTGGGGCTCGAGCGCGGGGGGTCACCTCTCGCTCATGCTCGGCTTGACCGCCGACGAAGGGAACGCTGCCGGCACGACCCCGGTCGAGTCCGCTCCCAGCCGGATCGCGGCGGTCGTCGCCTATTTCCCCCCGACGGACCTCCGTAGCTGGGCCGGCCCGAGCGAGCGTTTCCCCGCGCTCGACTTCGACCCGACGCTCGCGGAGTCCATCTCGCCCGTTCTCCATGTGGACGGGGACACTCCGCCCACCCTCCTGATGCACGGGGACGAAGACACCCTGGTGCCGATCGCGCACAGCGAGCGCCTCCACGCCATCTTCCAGGAGAGCGGCGTCACCGCCGAGTTCATCCCCTTCCCCGGCCAGGGGCACGGATTCCGGGGGGAGGACGCGCAACGCGGCCAGCGGGAGGTCGTGGAGTGGTTCACCAAGCACCTCGTCAACGCCGCCGTCGCGACGCGCTGAGGTCTCGGGCACACCCGTGATCGAAAAAGAAGGCCCCGCCCGGACACATCGTCCGGGCGGGCCTTCTTTTTTCCCGCGACTTCGTATGGCGGGCTTCCGGCGCGCGGCCGCTGTGATTTATGGCGATCGGTGGGGCACCAAAGTCGGTCGACGGAGAGGCGGCGACATCTCGATCCTTTCCCGGATTCCCGGGATCGCCACAGTCGACTGCGGGTTGGGTGTTCTGAACCCTGCGCACTCAGCCGGCCGCGCGCCGGAGGAGGAATCGCTCGACTCATCTGGTTGGAGCCGCCAGGCGCGGGATCGTTAAATGCCCTCCCGATCAAAAAAAAATCCCCTCGTCTTCCTGACGGGGTTCGCGCTCTACTTCGGTGCGCTCTGGTTCCTCTGGAACACACCCGTCGTTTATCCGCTCAAGCTCTTCGTCATCTTCCTCCACGAGATCAGCCATGGGATCGCGGCCGTGGCGACCGGCGGCTCGATCCAGGAAATCACGATTAACCCACGGCTCGGGGGTGCCTGTTATTGCCCGGGAGGAAACGCCTTCCTCACCCTCTCCGCCGGTTATCTGGGAAGCCTCGTCTGGGGCGGCGTGATCCTCGAGGCGGGATGGCGCGCCCGAAGCCGCGTGCACCTCGTGGTGCGGATCGCGGGTGCGATGATGCTCCTCCTTACCCTTCTCTTCGTGCGCGGGATCTTCGGCTTCGTTTTCGGCGCCGCCTTCGGGATCGCCCTCATCCTCACGGCTCGACACCTTTCGCTTCCCACGAACCGGAGGGTTCTCGAAGTCCTCGGGCTCACGAGCTGCCTCTACGCCGTTCTCGACATCAAGAGCGACGTCCTCGACCGCCCGGAGCTCCCTTCCGATGCCGCGATGCTCGGTGAGCTCACCGGAGTGCCGACACTGGTCTGGGGAGCCCTCTGGATTACCATGGCTCTCGGCATCTCGGCCTGGCTCTTCCGACGCGCGTACCGGCATTATTGAAGGCGCCGCCAACCCGCCTCCCGGCTTCACTACGAACAAAAAGGTAGACATCGGGGCGACGGGGTATTATCGTAGGATACGAATCAGTTCGTATTGTTCGTCCTTCCCGGCGAGTGTGCATCCCCGGGGAGATGGCTCGTCTCACCACTTGAGAGCAAGGAGGAAACCGAATGGGCGGGGATGTCGTCTTCACGGAACGGGAGCTGGACATCATGAGCGTCCTCTGGTCCGAGGGGTCCGGAACGGTGACCGAGGTGCGCGAGAGGCTCCCTTACGAGACGGGTTACACCTCCGTCCTGAAGTTCCTCCAGATCCTGGAAGAGAAGGGGCACGTGCGCCATGAGCAGGAGGGTCGCGCGTACCGTTATTTCCCCACCGTCGAGTCGGAGGACGCCGGGAGAACCGCGCTCGGGAGGATCGTGAGCAAGATCTTCCACGGATCCGCGGAGCTCACCCTCGCCCGACTCGTCGAGGAACGGCCGATCTCTCCCGCGGAGCTTCGCAGGATGAAGAAGATCCTGGACGAGCTCGTGGAGGAAGAGGGCGAAGGAGGCGATGCGGACCCATGACGCTCACGGGGTGGATGGTCTATGCGTTGGTGGTGAGCCTCCTCGTCGGCGGCGCCGCGTGGTCCCTGGACCGTGGGCTCGCGCTACAGCGCGCCCCCACACGCTGGATCTGGCTGGCTTCCCTGCTTCTCTCCATCGGGGTTCCTCTCGGAGGCGCGTTATTCCCATCGCCGAGCCAGGGGGAAGCGCTCGCCGAATCGGGCCTCCCGGCGACGGTCTCGGGGGCGAGCGGAGTCGAGTTGGGCGGAGCGCTCGGCTCCGAAAGCGAGTTCCTGAACGCGGGGCCGCTCCTCTTCCTCTCGCGGCTCGGGGAGCGCGTGACCGAAGCGTTGAGGGATGGGCAAGCTCTCCTCCCGGCCGGAGAAAAGGTTCAGAGGGGGGTCGCGGCCGCCTGGATCACGGGATCGCTCGCAATGGCGATCGTCCTCCTCCTCGCCGGGGCGACGACGACCCGCCGGAAGCGTCAGTGGTCGGTGCGCAGAATTCGAGGACGGAAGGTGCGCGTCTCTCCCAGAATGGGACCGGCGGTCATCGGCGTCGTGCGGCCGGAGATCGTCCTCCCCGCCTGGGCCGAGTGGGCGAATCCACAGGAGCTCGATCTCATGCTCGCGCACGAAGAGGAGCATCTGCGGGCCGGGGATCCGCGTCTTCTAGCGCTGGCTCTCCTCCCCCTCGTCCTCATGCCTTGGAATCCATCGCTCTGGTGGCAGTTCCGGCGGCTGCGCGACGCCGTGGAAGTGGACTGCGACCGTCGCGTCCTCGCGCGAGGCGCCCCCGCGGCGAAATACGGCCGCCTCCTCCTTCATCTGGGCAGCGTGCGGTGCCGCGAAGCGGTCCTGTCGCCGGCCTTCGCCGGGTCGTCTTCTCTCCTCGAACGCAGGTTGAAAGCCATGCAAAAGAAATCACGACGGATCGGCGTCCCGCTCTCGATACTCGCGGGAGTGATCGCCGTGGGGCTGGTGGCCGTCGCCTGTGAAGCGGACGCCCCGGCCATCGAGGAGGAGGTCTCGGCTGCGGCGCAGGACCCGCCGCGCTCGTCCGGAACCGACCCGCTTCCGGACCGCGAGACAGGGGTCGCACCCTCCGAGGCCGTGGGCGACAGTCCGGTGGCGGCGGATCAGCCGCGGACTCCCCAGTTGACCCCACCGGCCGCGTACGACAGCGTCTTTCGCTCTGAGTTTCGTGACGTCCCCGTGAGCGAACTGGAGGCCGAAGCAGCCGCAGCCCGGATGCGCGACGCGCCCGCCTTCACCCCCTTCGAAGTGGCGCCTCAGCTCCGAAACGCACCAAGCGTCCAACGGATCCTGGAAAGTGAGTACCCAGCCATGCTCCGCGACGCGGGAGTCGGCGGAACGGTCATCGTCCACTTCTTCATCGACGAGACCGGCGCGGTCGGAAACGCGGCCATACACGAGAGCTCCGGGCAGGCCCAGCTGGACGCCGCCGCCCTTCGTGCGGCACGCGAATTCGAATTCGCCCCCGCGCTCAACCGGGATCGGCCCGTCC encodes the following:
- a CDS encoding M56 family metallopeptidase; this translates as MTLTGWMVYALVVSLLVGGAAWSLDRGLALQRAPTRWIWLASLLLSIGVPLGGALFPSPSQGEALAESGLPATVSGASGVELGGALGSESEFLNAGPLLFLSRLGERVTEALRDGQALLPAGEKVQRGVAAAWITGSLAMAIVLLLAGATTTRRKRQWSVRRIRGRKVRVSPRMGPAVIGVVRPEIVLPAWAEWANPQELDLMLAHEEEHLRAGDPRLLALALLPLVLMPWNPSLWWQFRRLRDAVEVDCDRRVLARGAPAAKYGRLLLHLGSVRCREAVLSPAFAGSSSLLERRLKAMQKKSRRIGVPLSILAGVIAVGLVAVACEADAPAIEEEVSAAAQDPPRSSGTDPLPDRETGVAPSEAVGDSPVAADQPRTPQLTPPAAYDSVFRSEFRDVPVSELEAEAAAARMRDAPAFTPFEVAPQLRNAPSVQRILESEYPAMLRDAGVGGTVIVHFFIDETGAVGNAAIHESSGQAQLDAAALRAAREFEFAPALNRDRPVPVWVSIPVTFRSN
- a CDS encoding M50 family metallopeptidase is translated as MPSRSKKNPLVFLTGFALYFGALWFLWNTPVVYPLKLFVIFLHEISHGIAAVATGGSIQEITINPRLGGACYCPGGNAFLTLSAGYLGSLVWGGVILEAGWRARSRVHLVVRIAGAMMLLLTLLFVRGIFGFVFGAAFGIALILTARHLSLPTNRRVLEVLGLTSCLYAVLDIKSDVLDRPELPSDAAMLGELTGVPTLVWGALWITMALGISAWLFRRAYRHY
- a CDS encoding alpha/beta hydrolase, whose amino-acid sequence is MSRALRPRLLLPILLLAALPVAAQAPVEITPDVVYGHKDGMAMTFDVFQPESNANGIGLIHMVSGGWVSSWTPPEQAVQRYRFLLDQGFTVFSVRHGSSPRYLVPDAFSDVKLATRYINLHGTEFGVDPERLGVWGSSAGGHLSLMLGLTADEGNAAGTTPVESAPSRIAAVVAYFPPTDLRSWAGPSERFPALDFDPTLAESISPVLHVDGDTPPTLLMHGDEDTLVPIAHSERLHAIFQESGVTAEFIPFPGQGHGFRGEDAQRGQREVVEWFTKHLVNAAVATR
- a CDS encoding SLC13 family permease; the encoded protein is MEIAFVLGLLVLAVVLFSLEILPVDLVTLLLIVALVLGGVLEPADAFAGFASEIIFILASIFVVSGALQHTGVLGGLGQRLSRSAGGNARRLATLFSGATGLVSTVTNNTTATAVFLTPALEAARESRTSPSKLLLPLAYGSILGGTCTLIGTSTNVAVSGAMAGYGLEPLTLFELTPVGLILFGVGILYLSTIGYRLLPDHRDESLSDAYEIREYLTEIVVGADAGLVGQSVFESDLARMGYRVLEVEREGHVFLPTSETRMEADDVLLIQASVEQLARLRTTPGLAIKELRVGDRELQPGAVRLAEAMVAPKSNLIGRTLAEVRFRQQFGVTALAIHRGGHAEPARVGRERLRQGDLLLIQGPRDRVQTLLRDPNLWVLETPGARSLPERRRGLYVAGFFVVALAFGASGLVPLSAALLAAAVASVLVRAITTEEAYRFIEWKLLILIGGMTAFGTAMTDSGAAALLADGIAGALGPLGPLAVLGGFAVLTVLLTQPMSNAAAALLVLPVAIHAATELGVDPRTFAVTIALAASVSLATPLEPSCLIVYGPGKYRFRDFVIVGGPLTLVLIAVLLVLVPVFWPM
- a CDS encoding metallophosphoesterase, which gives rise to MSQMAHPNPSARGARTWHWRRATPVIAALVLLHPFPLASQPRVEGEYGLRVSRSGGDLAVGWLTPSPARGVLEVVAAGRTIHRVETPVDFSHLATIPIPSSEDIVLHYGASTEAPLHITTIRLQEEGPPAAVLKGVDSLFVVGDVHGEYDRLIALLGNAGLVDRGGRWTGGRSHVVFLGDIFDRGSDVTRTLWFLYGLEREAETAGGGAHVVLGNHETMIFTHDLRYVTEKELLLASLHGVPYPELFDTRESVLGRWLADRPAVMWVDGVLLAHGGVAPSVLETSVEMLNDSIRAFLHDEIFYRWADSTVAVVTDRAAVPFLRDQYDEVIVTDSAALARRYELVFQEESVLWYRGYVNQDTLGPALDAVLERFDAHLHVVGHTPLPSIEGRYEGRLVAVDLLEPATELLLLVRDASGGRHRSWRIGVEGPPEPL
- a CDS encoding BlaI/MecI/CopY family transcriptional regulator, encoding MGGDVVFTERELDIMSVLWSEGSGTVTEVRERLPYETGYTSVLKFLQILEEKGHVRHEQEGRAYRYFPTVESEDAGRTALGRIVSKIFHGSAELTLARLVEERPISPAELRRMKKILDELVEEEGEGGDADP